The following coding sequences are from one Prochlorococcus sp. MIT 0604 window:
- a CDS encoding GtrA family protein, translating into MLKNKKNKELLKYIFVGLSTVLIDFLIYKFLIKFIVIYLAKTISFLSGTFFSYQLNRTWTFKSGKKTLSQFIKYLIIHITSLVLNVFINSLLLNTFSKNYFLSYEVSFLIATLLSAIYNFLFIKFFIFNNTRN; encoded by the coding sequence ATGCTAAAAAATAAAAAAAATAAAGAATTACTAAAATATATTTTTGTAGGTTTATCAACGGTTCTTATTGATTTTCTTATCTACAAATTTTTAATAAAATTTATTGTTATTTATTTAGCCAAAACCATAAGCTTTTTATCTGGAACCTTTTTCTCATACCAATTAAATAGAACTTGGACTTTTAAATCAGGTAAAAAAACATTATCACAATTTATAAAATACCTAATTATTCACATAACTAGTTTGGTACTAAATGTATTTATAAATTCATTACTTCTTAATACATTTTCTAAGAATTATTTTTTGAGTTATGAAGTTTCTTTTTTAATAGCTACGCTATTATCAGCTATTTATAATTTTTTATTTATTAAATTTTTTATATTTAATAATACCAGAAATTAA
- a CDS encoding HAD family hydrolase — MFKKVNSTKNLYKPDAVIFDTDNTLYEYAPANEKAEKAVERKVNALLGVNSKLYRTTYAQSKKEIKKQLGMTASSHSRLLYYQRFLEILGFKAQLMTALDLEQTFWRTFLANAPLFPGVTQLLDYLRSKNILIAIVTDLTSHIQMRKMTYFNLEETFDAFVTSEEIGADKPDYRNFELVLNKLGLTKNNNIWMVGDNPYTDIIGARSIGATTFQKINNLEKIGEGKYMPDFVFSNFEEFYNNIINLIN; from the coding sequence ATGTTTAAAAAAGTCAATTCAACAAAAAATCTATATAAACCGGATGCAGTTATTTTTGATACTGATAATACACTTTATGAATATGCTCCAGCAAATGAAAAAGCAGAGAAGGCCGTCGAAAGAAAAGTAAACGCTCTTCTTGGTGTCAATTCAAAGCTATATCGCACTACTTACGCACAATCAAAAAAGGAGATAAAAAAGCAATTAGGCATGACTGCGAGCAGTCATAGTAGGCTTTTGTATTACCAAAGATTTTTAGAAATCTTAGGATTCAAGGCTCAATTAATGACAGCACTTGACTTAGAACAAACTTTTTGGAGAACATTTCTTGCTAATGCACCTCTTTTCCCAGGAGTAACTCAATTACTTGATTATCTGCGCTCCAAAAATATATTAATAGCCATAGTGACGGATTTAACTTCTCATATACAAATGCGGAAAATGACTTATTTTAATCTAGAGGAAACCTTTGATGCTTTTGTGACGTCTGAAGAAATTGGTGCTGATAAACCAGACTATAGAAATTTTGAGTTAGTGTTAAATAAATTAGGCCTTACAAAGAATAATAATATTTGGATGGTTGGAGATAATCCCTACACAGACATAATTGGCGCTAGAAGTATAGGAGCAACAACATTTCAAAAAATAAATAATTTAGAAAAAATTGGAGAAGGCAAATATATGCCAGATTTCGTATTTAGTAATTTTGAGGAATTTTACAATAACATTATAAATTTAATTAATTAA
- a CDS encoding DoxX family protein, translated as MKNSFLKHKRFKSFLDFFSRVSIAAIFISAIPGKINDFEKTVEYIASKGISEPISSVLLVGAIICLILGSGFFIFGEKQKIGSVFLLLFIIPTTIIFHVFPFHQRAVFMNLGLIGGLIIAAIREPK; from the coding sequence ATGAAAAATTCTTTTTTGAAACATAAAAGATTCAAATCTTTTTTAGATTTTTTTTCAAGAGTATCAATTGCAGCAATATTTATTTCAGCCATACCGGGAAAAATAAATGATTTTGAAAAAACAGTTGAATATATTGCTTCAAAAGGTATTTCTGAGCCAATTTCATCTGTTCTTCTAGTGGGAGCAATTATATGTCTTATCTTGGGTTCTGGATTTTTTATATTTGGAGAAAAACAAAAAATCGGTTCTGTTTTTTTATTACTATTTATTATTCCAACAACAATAATTTTTCATGTATTCCCTTTCCATCAAAGAGCAGTATTTATGAATCTCGGATTAATAGGTGGATTAATTATTGCTGCAATAAGAGAACCAAAATAA
- a CDS encoding glycosyltransferase family 2 protein, whose product MKKLSVILPCFNESRNLPYVLEKFGKVINRDDIELIVVDNGSEDNTLKILEELIPKYSFAKLEKVKVNKGYGYGIKSGLKVAQGKYLSWTHADMQTDPYDVIKALNLIETFSSRDKLFIKGKRKGRPWSDEFFTIGMSFFESILLLTPLWDINAQPNMFSRELFDNLKCAPDDFSFDLFYYYLAVKKNYKIIRFEVSFKKRYYGQSSWNFNWLSKIKFIARTVKFTFKLILKINFSNKLNYKI is encoded by the coding sequence TTGAAAAAACTTTCTGTCATATTGCCTTGTTTTAATGAATCAAGAAATCTTCCTTATGTACTTGAGAAATTTGGCAAAGTTATAAATAGGGATGATATTGAATTAATTGTTGTAGATAATGGCTCTGAAGATAATACTCTGAAAATATTAGAAGAACTAATTCCAAAATACTCTTTCGCTAAACTTGAAAAAGTTAAAGTTAACAAAGGATATGGTTATGGAATTAAATCTGGTTTAAAGGTAGCGCAAGGAAAATATTTATCTTGGACACACGCTGATATGCAAACTGACCCCTATGATGTAATTAAAGCACTTAATTTAATTGAAACTTTTAGCTCAAGAGATAAATTATTTATTAAAGGGAAAAGAAAAGGAAGACCATGGAGTGATGAATTTTTTACAATAGGAATGTCTTTTTTTGAAAGCATTTTACTCTTAACACCTTTATGGGACATAAATGCTCAACCTAATATGTTCTCAAGAGAGTTATTTGATAATTTAAAATGTGCACCAGATGATTTTTCATTTGACTTGTTTTATTATTATTTGGCAGTTAAAAAAAACTATAAAATAATTCGTTTTGAAGTTAGTTTTAAGAAGAGATATTATGGGCAATCTAGTTGGAATTTTAATTGGTTATCAAAGATCAAGTTTATAGCAAGAACTGTTAAATTTACATTTAAACTTATTTTGAAGATCAATTTTAGTAATAAACTAAATTATAAGATTTAG
- a CDS encoding phosphatidylinositol-specific phospholipase C/glycerophosphodiester phosphodiesterase family protein, whose product MLVIHHRRNTINSLKAVNSHLGVEVDIRSFGSKLIINHDPFKESINFEDWLIHYKHKLLILNVKEEGLEEPLILLMKKYKINNFFFLDQSFPFLIKTIFIGERRTSIRVSEYESIETALKLSGKAEWVWVDFFNYFPLDYESFLKLKEARFKLCLVSPELQGHSYKKVDHLKNEIKKMKINFDAVCTKNPNLWNG is encoded by the coding sequence ATGTTAGTTATACACCATAGAAGAAATACTATAAATTCATTAAAGGCTGTTAATTCCCACTTAGGAGTTGAGGTTGATATTAGAAGTTTTGGAAGTAAATTAATTATAAATCATGATCCTTTCAAAGAATCTATAAATTTTGAAGATTGGCTAATCCACTATAAACACAAATTATTAATTCTTAATGTCAAGGAAGAGGGTTTAGAGGAACCTTTAATTCTTTTGATGAAAAAGTATAAAATAAACAATTTCTTTTTTTTAGATCAATCATTCCCCTTTCTTATAAAAACAATCTTTATTGGAGAGAGAAGAACATCTATAAGGGTCTCTGAATATGAATCAATTGAAACTGCTCTAAAACTGAGTGGGAAAGCTGAATGGGTTTGGGTGGATTTTTTTAACTATTTTCCTCTTGATTATGAAAGTTTTTTAAAACTAAAAGAAGCAAGATTTAAACTTTGCCTTGTTTCTCCTGAACTTCAAGGGCATTCTTATAAAAAAGTTGATCATTTAAAAAATGAAATAAAAAAAATGAAAATTAATTTTGATGCAGTTTGTACTAAAAATCCAAATCTTTGGAATGGATGA
- a CDS encoding DUF3804 family protein, with protein MNDKETIISLLNEFANPKKMASFFVNNATPDFLFIRPSGNPIDAKGFEQMITDEIVQEKAEITKIHRFEFLSENTVMCIFTLGSKFTYKGTPNDDLPTVTSIFKKVNNLWKIHWMQRSTGNSDLSLWD; from the coding sequence ATGAATGATAAAGAAACAATAATTTCATTATTAAATGAGTTTGCTAATCCAAAAAAAATGGCCTCATTTTTTGTTAATAATGCGACTCCAGATTTTTTATTCATAAGACCGAGTGGTAATCCTATTGATGCAAAAGGGTTCGAACAAATGATTACTGATGAAATTGTTCAAGAAAAGGCAGAAATAACTAAAATTCACCGATTCGAATTTTTAAGCGAAAATACAGTAATGTGCATTTTTACACTAGGTTCAAAATTTACTTATAAAGGGACACCTAATGATGACTTGCCAACAGTTACTTCAATTTTTAAAAAAGTAAATAATCTTTGGAAGATTCACTGGATGCAAAGATCTACAGGAAATTCGGATTTATCTTTATGGGATTAG